Proteins from a single region of Aquirhabdus parva:
- the hisD gene encoding histidinol dehydrogenase — MRRLSSVDVNFDEQLNSLLAFETVNDAALIHTVDQIIHDVRTHGNAHVLKLTQQFDQHPAQTFAELELTQAALKAAFEGLDPTVRTALELAAARIRSFHTAQKQDGWQYTDELGNVLGQKVTPLDRVGIYVPGGKASYPSSVLMNAIPAQVAGVTEIIMVVPAPKGDLNELVLAAAYLSGVHRVLTIGGAQAVAALAYGTETIPKVDKITGPGNRYVAVAKRAVFGQVGIDMIAGPSEILVYAEGQNNPDWLAMDLLSQAEHDEIAQSIFVTTDASLLEQVAASVEKLLPTLPRVEIARTSTNDRGALILVKDRTEALALINRVAPEHLELCVDDPDSLLPEIRHAGAIFMGRHTPEAIGDYCAGPNHVLPTSGTARFSSPLGVYDFQKRSSIIHCSPTGSQSLAQAADILAQQEGLDAHARSARYRVGGQS; from the coding sequence ATGCGTCGCCTGTCGAGTGTGGATGTGAATTTTGATGAGCAACTGAATAGTTTGCTCGCTTTTGAAACCGTGAATGATGCAGCGCTGATTCATACGGTGGATCAGATCATTCATGATGTCCGTACTCATGGTAATGCGCATGTGCTGAAACTCACCCAACAGTTTGACCAGCATCCTGCCCAAACGTTTGCTGAACTTGAACTGACCCAAGCTGCGCTCAAAGCGGCTTTTGAGGGACTTGATCCAACGGTACGCACTGCGCTGGAGTTAGCAGCGGCGCGGATTCGTAGTTTTCATACCGCGCAAAAGCAGGACGGCTGGCAATATACCGATGAACTGGGCAATGTGCTGGGTCAGAAAGTTACGCCCCTAGATCGCGTTGGCATTTATGTGCCGGGTGGTAAGGCTTCGTATCCCTCATCGGTACTCATGAATGCGATCCCTGCCCAAGTGGCGGGTGTGACTGAGATCATCATGGTGGTGCCGGCGCCAAAGGGCGACCTCAATGAATTAGTATTGGCAGCGGCGTATCTGTCAGGCGTTCATCGCGTATTGACTATCGGTGGTGCACAAGCGGTTGCGGCATTGGCCTATGGCACAGAAACGATCCCCAAAGTAGATAAGATCACTGGACCAGGCAATCGCTATGTCGCGGTAGCTAAACGTGCTGTATTTGGGCAAGTCGGGATCGATATGATCGCTGGACCTTCTGAAATTCTGGTTTATGCGGAAGGGCAGAACAATCCAGACTGGCTGGCCATGGATCTACTGTCGCAAGCCGAACATGACGAAATCGCCCAGTCGATTTTTGTCACGACGGATGCGAGCTTGCTTGAACAAGTTGCGGCATCCGTAGAGAAGTTATTGCCGACCTTACCACGTGTAGAAATTGCACGCACGTCTACCAATGATCGTGGCGCTCTGATTTTAGTCAAAGATCGTACAGAAGCACTGGCATTGATTAACCGAGTAGCGCCGGAGCATTTAGAGCTGTGTGTGGATGATCCAGACAGCTTGTTGCCAGAAATTCGTCATGCCGGTGCGATCTTCATGGGTCGCCATACTCCAGAGGCAATCGGTGACTATTGTGCAGGTCCGAATCATGTGTTGCCGACTTCAGGCACTGCGCGGTTTTCTTCACCGCTGGGTGTATACGATTTCCAAAAACGCAGCAGCATCATTCATTGTTCGCCCACGGGTAGCCAATCATTGGCACAAGCTGCGGATATTCTTGCTCAACAAGAAGGACTGGATGCACATGCCCGTTCGGCACGCTATCGCGTTGGGGGGCAATCATGA
- the hisC gene encoding histidinol-phosphate transaminase, translating to MSSVDIPMKQRLWSPLVRDLVPYVPGEQPKINNLIKLNTNESPFPPSPKVREAVISALGLDGDVLRLYPDPDASSLKQVIATYHGLATNQVFLGNGSDEVLAHIYTAFFKQSLPILSPDISYSFYPVYSQLYAVETVQIPLDADFRIDVNDYKVPNGGVILANPNAPTGVLLSLDQIRQLLSNNPESVVVIDEAYIDFGGQSAIALINEFDNLVVCHTVSKSRALAGLRIGMVFGQAHLIEALERVKNSFNSYPLDRLAIAGGVASYEDDAYFQSTCQALIDLREDLVSKLQGLGFDVLPSHANFIFARHPQHEAVTLAKGLRESGIIVRHFAKPRIDQFLRITIGTAEQNQALVSRLQEIL from the coding sequence ATGAGCTCAGTTGATATCCCGATGAAGCAACGTCTATGGAGTCCATTGGTTCGAGACCTCGTGCCATATGTGCCGGGTGAACAGCCAAAAATCAATAATTTGATCAAGCTCAATACCAATGAGAGTCCATTTCCACCATCACCGAAGGTGCGTGAAGCGGTGATCAGTGCTTTAGGGCTGGATGGGGATGTCTTACGTCTCTATCCAGATCCTGATGCAAGTAGCCTGAAGCAAGTGATTGCGACTTATCATGGCCTTGCGACTAATCAAGTGTTTTTAGGCAATGGCTCCGATGAAGTTTTGGCGCATATCTATACCGCATTCTTTAAGCAGTCCTTACCGATCTTATCGCCGGATATTAGCTATAGTTTTTATCCTGTTTATAGCCAGTTGTATGCGGTCGAAACAGTACAAATTCCACTCGATGCGGATTTTCGCATTGATGTGAATGATTATAAGGTCCCTAACGGTGGGGTTATCCTTGCCAATCCCAATGCGCCAACAGGCGTGCTGCTCTCGCTGGATCAGATTCGACAATTGCTGAGCAATAACCCAGAGTCGGTAGTCGTGATTGATGAGGCTTATATCGATTTTGGTGGTCAATCGGCCATTGCATTGATCAATGAGTTCGACAATCTGGTGGTTTGCCATACCGTGTCAAAATCACGCGCATTGGCGGGTTTACGGATCGGCATGGTGTTTGGGCAGGCGCATCTGATTGAAGCGCTGGAACGCGTTAAAAACAGCTTTAACTCCTATCCCTTAGATCGTCTTGCGATTGCGGGCGGCGTTGCTTCTTATGAAGATGATGCCTACTTCCAATCCACGTGTCAGGCATTAATTGATCTGCGAGAAGACTTGGTCAGCAAGTTACAAGGATTAGGCTTTGATGTATTGCCCTCCCACGCCAATTTTATCTTTGCGCGTCACCCTCAGCATGAAGCGGTGACCCTTGCGAAAGGCTTACGTGAGAGCGGCATTATCGTGCGTCACTTTGCCAAGCCCCGTATTGATCAATTCTTGCGGATCACGATTGGGACAGCTGAGCAGAATCAAGCGCTGGTGTCTCGTTTGCAAGAGATTTTATGA
- a CDS encoding hydroxypyruvate isomerase family protein, whose amino-acid sequence MPHFSANLSMLYTEVPLKERFALARQSGFDAVEIQFPYELTTDEIQAELTQHQLKLVLINVPAGDLMQGGDGLAGIPGREQTFRQAVFEASHYARTLHVPRVNILAGRQPLDSDLLPCLHVLAANTRFAMDVFAGSGISTVMEAINGVDMPHFLIQNIVQMQEMLEAINTPSVVIPLKMQFDCYHMAMMGENLDSGLTDNIQQIGHIQFADCPHRHEPSTGNIDYAHLFKLIDSLGYQGYCGAEYRPSKQTSETLDWMHWT is encoded by the coding sequence ATGCCTCATTTCTCTGCCAATCTATCCATGCTGTACACTGAAGTGCCGTTGAAAGAACGCTTTGCACTGGCTCGTCAGTCAGGTTTTGATGCTGTTGAAATTCAATTTCCCTATGAACTGACCACGGATGAGATACAAGCAGAACTAACGCAGCATCAACTCAAACTGGTACTGATCAATGTTCCAGCGGGTGATCTGATGCAAGGCGGAGATGGGCTTGCAGGTATTCCTGGGCGCGAGCAAACCTTTAGGCAAGCGGTGTTTGAAGCATCACATTATGCGCGGACACTACATGTGCCTCGGGTCAACATCCTAGCAGGTCGCCAACCGCTTGATAGCGACCTGTTACCTTGTCTGCATGTCCTCGCCGCCAATACCCGTTTTGCCATGGATGTGTTTGCAGGATCAGGAATCAGTACGGTGATGGAAGCGATTAATGGGGTAGATATGCCGCACTTCCTGATTCAAAACATCGTGCAGATGCAAGAGATGCTGGAGGCGATTAATACGCCCAGCGTGGTCATCCCATTAAAAATGCAGTTCGACTGCTATCATATGGCGATGATGGGGGAAAATTTAGACAGCGGCCTAACCGACAATATCCAGCAGATTGGCCATATTCAATTCGCCGACTGTCCGCACCGCCATGAACCCAGTACAGGCAATATTGATTATGCGCATTTATTTAAATTGATTGATTCATTGGGTTATCAAGGTTACTGCGGCGCGGAGTATCGCCCGTCGAAACAAACTTCGGAAACCTTGGACTGGATGCATTGGACTTAA
- a CDS encoding NAD(P)-dependent oxidoreductase, whose product MSNATKIAFVGMGLMGSRMSLRLLQAGFDVSVWNRTASAADRLIAQGATKLTDLNQLQDFSILALCLADDAAVEAIGLRLLEQIQPQQIIVDFSSSSVALTQRLAKLTREKDAHWIDAPVSGGVIGAEQGTLVIFAGGDAHVIEDLAPFFAPLSQRVTTMGDSGSGQATKICNQLIVAATSTLIAEAIALAEKSGVDATLLAPALAGGFADSKPFQILAPRMATRQFEPVQWKVQTLEKDLNNAMTLAANHGLSLPVAQRALGQLRQHAAQGYASDDLSSLIQGIEFKS is encoded by the coding sequence ATGAGCAATGCCACAAAAATCGCTTTTGTTGGGATGGGACTGATGGGCAGTCGCATGAGCTTGCGCCTGCTGCAAGCCGGTTTCGATGTCAGCGTTTGGAATCGTACAGCCAGCGCAGCAGATCGCCTCATTGCACAGGGTGCGACAAAACTCACAGACTTAAACCAACTTCAGGACTTTTCAATCCTCGCACTTTGTCTGGCTGACGATGCTGCTGTGGAGGCCATAGGGCTTAGGCTTTTGGAACAAATTCAGCCACAACAGATCATCGTGGATTTTTCCAGTAGTTCGGTCGCACTGACTCAGCGCCTTGCCAAGCTAACACGTGAAAAAGATGCGCATTGGATTGATGCGCCGGTTTCTGGGGGCGTTATCGGTGCCGAACAAGGCACGCTCGTGATCTTTGCAGGTGGTGATGCTCATGTTATTGAAGACCTTGCTCCGTTCTTTGCCCCTCTTTCGCAGCGGGTTACCACCATGGGCGATAGCGGCAGTGGTCAGGCCACCAAGATTTGTAACCAACTGATCGTGGCAGCGACCAGTACCTTGATTGCTGAAGCCATAGCACTGGCAGAAAAATCGGGTGTGGATGCCACACTGCTCGCCCCCGCACTGGCCGGTGGTTTCGCCGACTCTAAGCCCTTCCAAATCCTTGCACCCCGTATGGCGACTCGTCAATTTGAACCGGTGCAGTGGAAAGTGCAAACCTTAGAAAAAGATCTCAACAATGCCATGACACTTGCAGCAAATCATGGACTCAGCCTACCCGTGGCCCAGCGTGCGCTAGGTCAACTTCGCCAGCATGCGGCGCAAGGCTATGCAAGCGATGATTTATCGAGTTTAATTCAAGGAATTGAATTCAAAAGCTAA
- a CDS encoding crotonase/enoyl-CoA hydratase family protein, which produces MSLVFLQKKGAIATVQLNRPEKRNAMSFALLRELVQTARLIKKDKSIRVVILTGVGESFSSGIDLTDLNDKKNAIFAVWELIKPGQSLFQKAFLVWQDLPVPVIAALHGHCLGAGMQLALAADIRIATPTCKLSIMESRWGLVPDMGLTQTLKGIVPLDVAKELTLTGRVLSGKEAEKLHLVTHLATDPLAAAETLAQEFLTRSPDALLAGKRVLDAMQHHPKRALRLEKIWQLKLLMGKNRQIAMRKDKKPELEYQPRQYH; this is translated from the coding sequence ATGTCTCTTGTTTTCCTACAAAAAAAAGGCGCTATCGCCACCGTTCAATTGAATCGCCCTGAAAAACGCAATGCCATGAGCTTCGCCCTGCTACGTGAGCTGGTACAAACCGCACGTCTGATCAAAAAAGATAAGTCCATTCGTGTGGTGATTCTAACTGGAGTGGGTGAATCCTTTAGTTCAGGCATTGATTTAACCGATCTCAATGACAAAAAAAATGCCATTTTTGCGGTATGGGAACTGATTAAACCGGGCCAAAGTCTCTTCCAAAAAGCATTCTTGGTCTGGCAAGACCTTCCTGTACCTGTCATTGCAGCATTGCATGGACATTGCTTAGGTGCAGGCATGCAATTGGCATTGGCTGCCGATATTCGAATTGCAACGCCGACCTGTAAGCTGTCAATTATGGAAAGTCGCTGGGGCTTAGTACCCGATATGGGACTCACTCAAACCCTCAAAGGCATCGTGCCGCTTGATGTGGCGAAAGAACTGACCCTGACCGGACGGGTATTATCTGGTAAAGAAGCAGAGAAACTGCATCTGGTCACGCATCTTGCCACGGACCCTCTGGCTGCTGCAGAAACGCTTGCGCAAGAGTTTCTCACACGTTCTCCTGATGCCTTGCTTGCAGGCAAACGCGTATTAGATGCGATGCAGCATCATCCGAAGCGTGCACTGCGTCTGGAAAAAATCTGGCAGCTTAAATTGCTCATGGGCAAGAATCGTCAAATCGCCATGCGTAAAGACAAAAAACCAGAGCTGGAATACCAACCCCGTCAATACCACTAA
- a CDS encoding ATP-binding protein — MASAQTSWFHRLSIQNAYGQLVALIFVPITILTLIGASLVISETARATKAEQRSRAEAVLARYQLASKTLIPLLEQPDGAGKARNILQNILGEENVKRAALIDIHGIPRLSMGYNADADWAKFSINRQTFGPLPSSVGNNYGLRVGFATDSPIWLVIDMDNQPLELARYRVWGVLVITGLITLLLLLLCLSFYSTRWISPIYELRMLLQRLSITTLNQPIESNSYGEMRLLQKDFGYFLRRLHSSVVELQAYSDQTEDDLRQTLDTIEMQNITYRQARDSALQASTTKSVFLANISHELRTPLNSIDGFINLLSRRGELSDEQTLYVQTIRKSSAHLLALINDVLDFSKIEAGKLVLDKAPFNLEETVFDVIDMLTPLASEKNLNIAVYFYDDVPRQAHGDALRLKQILTNLVSNAIKFTQQGEVIIRVRLDDPAQQPQRIHQNLIHFSVQDSGIGLGSMEKDHLFQSFHQGDPSVNRQYGGTGLGLAIVRQLAQLMGGEVGFEDNAEQGATFWFTALLGVTQENFVDWPQFNGRRVLAHIEHRASLNVLRAYLGHMAVELEQASSLPDLFGRLTAFEEETQGRGWVITDADANDTPALLREIRTRYSGALVIYGYQMAIDPVVLTEYQVQALYQPVSRVGLLSVLEPKNKNELAAAPRFEGRNLHVLAVDDHAPNLLVLDALLGDLGIQTTKASSGLEAIEYIESRLHPESPEAPFDLIFMDIQMPRMSGLETTQRIRLLETEYAETYHEQQHTPIIALTAHALSDERERLLAAGMDDYFSKPIQQAQLVDILERWTGQFATNSPNAYFDNSAIEPVSHPIVDWQLSLKLAAGKVDLARDLLRMLIEALPTDKMELIASWESRNFESLMSEVHRLHGGSRYTGTPTLRKTTGVMERALTAAQKNGTLINFESETALKTELLVNFSAMMDAIDAVLAYPFEQVGLSVDPP, encoded by the coding sequence ATGGCCTCGGCTCAAACAAGTTGGTTTCATCGTCTGAGCATTCAAAATGCTTATGGGCAATTGGTCGCGCTGATTTTTGTGCCGATTACGATCCTGACTTTGATTGGTGCCTCACTGGTCATTTCCGAAACCGCACGGGCCACCAAAGCCGAACAACGCAGTCGTGCCGAAGCGGTATTAGCGCGCTACCAACTGGCCAGCAAAACCCTGATTCCTCTGCTCGAACAACCCGACGGCGCAGGCAAAGCGCGAAATATTCTGCAAAATATCCTTGGCGAAGAAAATGTCAAACGCGCAGCGCTGATCGATATCCATGGCATTCCCCGTTTAAGCATGGGCTATAACGCTGATGCAGACTGGGCCAAATTCTCAATCAATCGCCAAACCTTTGGTCCATTGCCCAGTAGTGTGGGTAACAATTATGGCCTCCGTGTTGGCTTTGCTACAGATAGTCCGATTTGGCTTGTCATTGATATGGATAACCAACCCTTAGAACTCGCACGCTATCGAGTCTGGGGTGTACTGGTGATTACGGGCTTGATTACGTTGTTATTGCTACTGCTCTGCCTGAGCTTCTATTCTACGCGCTGGATCAGCCCGATTTACGAATTACGCATGTTGCTGCAGCGCCTTTCGATTACCACGCTCAATCAGCCCATCGAAAGTAATAGTTATGGCGAAATGCGCTTACTGCAAAAAGACTTCGGTTATTTTTTAAGACGCCTGCATAGCAGTGTGGTCGAGTTACAAGCCTACAGTGATCAAACTGAAGATGACTTACGCCAAACACTTGATACGATTGAGATGCAAAACATCACCTATCGCCAAGCTCGCGACTCTGCATTACAAGCCAGCACCACCAAGTCAGTTTTCCTCGCCAACATCAGTCATGAGCTGCGTACACCGCTCAACAGTATTGATGGTTTCATTAATCTGTTGTCGCGGCGCGGCGAGCTATCCGATGAACAAACGCTCTATGTACAAACTATTCGTAAGTCCAGCGCCCACTTACTTGCGCTGATCAACGATGTATTGGATTTTTCAAAAATTGAGGCCGGCAAACTCGTACTCGATAAAGCGCCCTTTAATTTAGAAGAAACCGTGTTTGATGTCATCGACATGCTGACGCCGCTGGCCAGCGAGAAGAATCTCAATATTGCGGTCTATTTTTATGATGACGTTCCACGTCAAGCCCATGGCGATGCCCTACGTCTCAAGCAAATTCTGACCAATCTCGTCAGTAACGCGATTAAATTTACCCAGCAAGGTGAAGTGATTATCCGTGTGCGTCTCGATGACCCCGCACAGCAACCGCAGCGCATCCACCAGAACCTGATTCACTTTTCGGTACAGGACAGTGGCATTGGGCTCGGTAGTATGGAAAAAGATCATCTCTTTCAATCCTTTCATCAAGGTGATCCTTCAGTGAATCGCCAGTATGGCGGCACAGGACTAGGCCTTGCTATTGTGCGCCAGCTTGCGCAGCTCATGGGCGGTGAAGTGGGCTTTGAGGACAACGCCGAGCAGGGGGCGACCTTCTGGTTTACCGCACTCTTAGGTGTAACCCAAGAGAACTTTGTCGATTGGCCTCAGTTCAATGGCCGTCGAGTGCTGGCCCATATTGAGCATCGGGCTAGTCTCAACGTACTCCGTGCCTATCTGGGGCATATGGCGGTTGAACTTGAGCAAGCCAGCTCACTCCCAGATCTATTTGGTCGTTTGACCGCATTTGAAGAGGAAACCCAAGGTCGAGGCTGGGTCATTACCGATGCCGATGCCAACGATACACCCGCGCTCCTGCGCGAAATACGTACCCGCTATAGCGGCGCTCTCGTGATTTATGGCTATCAAATGGCGATTGATCCTGTGGTACTTACAGAATACCAAGTTCAGGCGCTCTATCAACCGGTCAGTCGCGTTGGATTACTCAGCGTCCTCGAACCCAAGAACAAGAATGAACTCGCCGCCGCGCCACGTTTTGAAGGACGTAATTTGCATGTTTTGGCGGTCGATGATCATGCGCCGAACCTCTTGGTTCTGGATGCGCTGCTGGGTGATCTGGGTATTCAAACCACCAAAGCCAGCAGTGGTCTTGAGGCCATCGAATATATCGAATCGCGCTTGCATCCTGAATCCCCTGAAGCGCCCTTTGATTTGATCTTTATGGATATTCAAATGCCCCGTATGTCAGGGCTTGAAACCACGCAGCGTATACGTTTGCTAGAGACCGAATATGCCGAAACCTATCACGAGCAACAGCATACGCCAATTATTGCGCTGACTGCCCATGCCTTAAGTGATGAACGTGAGCGTCTCCTTGCGGCTGGGATGGATGATTATTTTAGTAAACCGATTCAACAAGCCCAACTGGTCGATATCCTTGAACGTTGGACAGGTCAGTTTGCAACCAACAGCCCCAATGCCTACTTTGACAACAGTGCGATTGAACCCGTCTCTCATCCCATTGTCGATTGGCAGCTCAGTCTAAAACTGGCTGCGGGTAAAGTTGATCTGGCACGCGATTTGTTACGCATGTTGATCGAAGCTTTGCCTACGGACAAAATGGAGTTGATCGCCAGTTGGGAAAGTCGAAACTTCGAATCACTCATGTCGGAAGTCCATCGCCTGCATGGTGGCAGTCGCTACACCGGCACACCCACTTTACGTAAAACAACAGGGGTCATGGAACGAGCATTAACCGCAGCTCAGAAAAATGGCACGCTGATTAATTTTGAATCCGAAACAGCGTTAAAAACTGAACTTTTGGTAAATTTTTCTGCAATGATGGATGCCATTGACGCCGTTTTAGCCTATCCTTTTGAGCAAGTCGGATTAAGTGTCGATCCACCCTAG
- the cysM gene encoding cysteine synthase CysM, producing MLQSATPSSDFTQTESTSVPSLTSVVIDSTIGNTPLVRLQRLAEHTQAIVLAKLEGNNPAGSVKDRPAYNMIMQAELRGDIKVGDTLIEATSGNTGIALAMVAAMRGYRMILIMPDNSTQERKDAMLAYGATLIEVPAQGGGMEAARDLALQMQAEGKGRVLNQFGNPDNSDAHYKTTGPELWQQTQGKITHFVSSMGTTGTIMGVARYLKEQNPDIQIIGLQPADGAQIAGIRRWPKEYLPTIFKPELVDHTMDIPQIEAEKTMRKLARVEGIFAGVSSGGAAWAAIKIAEENPGAVIACIICDRGDRYLSTGLYSVIDE from the coding sequence ATGCTGCAATCCGCTACACCTTCCAGTGACTTCACGCAAACCGAGTCAACTTCAGTACCGTCTCTGACTTCGGTGGTGATCGATTCGACCATTGGCAATACCCCGCTGGTTCGTTTACAGCGTTTAGCAGAGCATACCCAAGCGATAGTCCTTGCAAAACTTGAAGGTAATAATCCTGCAGGTTCGGTGAAGGATCGTCCTGCGTACAACATGATTATGCAAGCTGAGTTGCGCGGCGATATCAAAGTGGGTGATACCCTCATTGAAGCTACCAGTGGCAATACGGGGATTGCTCTGGCCATGGTTGCTGCTATGCGGGGCTACCGTATGATTCTGATTATGCCGGATAACTCCACTCAGGAACGCAAAGATGCGATGTTGGCTTACGGCGCGACTTTGATTGAAGTCCCTGCGCAAGGTGGCGGGATGGAAGCTGCGCGAGATCTGGCCTTACAAATGCAGGCGGAAGGAAAAGGTCGTGTACTCAATCAGTTCGGCAATCCTGATAATTCGGATGCCCACTACAAAACCACCGGTCCTGAACTCTGGCAACAAACGCAAGGAAAAATTACCCATTTTGTCAGTTCTATGGGGACAACCGGAACGATTATGGGGGTTGCTCGCTATTTGAAAGAGCAAAATCCCGATATTCAAATCATTGGTTTACAACCGGCGGATGGTGCCCAGATTGCAGGTATACGCCGCTGGCCTAAAGAGTACTTACCGACGATCTTTAAGCCTGAGCTGGTGGATCACACCATGGACATTCCCCAGATTGAGGCAGAGAAAACCATGCGCAAACTGGCGCGGGTAGAAGGGATCTTTGCGGGTGTTTCTTCTGGGGGAGCCGCATGGGCCGCAATCAAGATCGCTGAAGAAAACCCAGGGGCGGTCATCGCCTGCATTATCTGTGATCGCGGTGATCGTTATTTATCAACAGGGTTATATTCCGTCATTGATGAGTAG
- a CDS encoding 3'-5' exonuclease — translation MNQPILVFDIETIPDVKAGQRMHGLDLPTPEALQALSLLRRSEALGRYDGSTDFPRLPFHEVVCISGLWVGSGEMKLFSFSQQDLSERDIIARFFSVFDKHFPTLVSWNGAGFDVPVLLYRAMYHKLSAPRFLDQGEHDTSRRYDNYQNRYQTRHTDLMDAMALFNNRNFQRLDDIAQLFGLPGKQGVSGADVSSQVQAGQWKELKEYCEGDVLNTWLVYLRWQLLRGQLDIADHDEWVQHTRDFLAVHDIHRDGFLKSWV, via the coding sequence ATGAATCAGCCGATTTTGGTCTTTGATATTGAGACAATCCCTGATGTCAAAGCTGGCCAGCGAATGCACGGCCTAGATTTGCCGACTCCCGAGGCCCTGCAGGCTTTATCGCTGTTGCGTCGTAGTGAAGCGCTCGGACGTTATGATGGGAGTACCGATTTTCCACGCTTGCCCTTTCACGAAGTGGTGTGTATCTCAGGACTTTGGGTTGGATCAGGCGAAATGAAACTGTTTTCGTTTAGCCAGCAAGACTTGTCTGAACGAGATATTATCGCGCGTTTTTTCAGTGTGTTTGATAAGCACTTTCCAACGCTGGTGAGCTGGAACGGTGCCGGCTTTGATGTCCCTGTTTTGCTCTATCGGGCCATGTATCACAAGCTCTCCGCGCCGCGTTTCCTAGATCAGGGCGAGCATGATACCAGTCGCCGTTATGATAACTATCAGAACCGCTATCAAACCCGTCACACTGATTTGATGGATGCCATGGCACTCTTTAACAATCGTAACTTCCAGCGCTTGGATGATATTGCTCAGCTGTTTGGTCTGCCCGGTAAGCAAGGCGTAAGCGGTGCGGATGTCAGTAGTCAAGTGCAGGCTGGTCAGTGGAAAGAGCTTAAAGAGTATTGTGAAGGCGATGTGCTCAATACGTGGCTGGTCTATTTACGCTGGCAGCTCTTGCGTGGACAGTTGGATATCGCAGATCACGATGAGTGGGTCCAACACACGCGTGATTTTTTGGCTGTACATGATATCCATCGTGATGGTTTTTTAAAGAGTTGGGTTTAA
- a CDS encoding D-alanyl-D-alanine carboxypeptidase family protein — MTLSLSSRHVGITMAIILSAPVYAVLPPTVALPQLDNKAYALVDYSTGQVLASANPDAELPPASLTKMMTSYIIGQDLSSGRFKEQDIVRMNATALCQSQLGESCMRIPLNGSAPLLDMLRGIVIQSGNDSARAAAEYVGGSQQAFTERMNVEAKKLGMHHTQFMNVSGMPMSGHFASAYDLTTLARAIIHEQPQYFPIYGQRQYRYSPAILLESHNPLLVDPTVDGMKTGHTNEAGYCLVVTQKIGNMRLISAVLGTKTRAESGIQSKALLAWGFNQFETLNLSTKNQVLKTVPLWLGQNNTLDIGTRDSFAITIPRSQRQNVRIQTTLITPLKAPIIQNQQVGTMTAILDGHVLGTAPLIALNHVQEGSVFKRLIDYVKLLLI, encoded by the coding sequence ATGACGTTATCTTTATCCTCTCGCCATGTTGGAATCACGATGGCGATCATTCTATCCGCACCCGTATATGCAGTTCTTCCGCCAACCGTAGCGCTTCCTCAACTGGATAACAAAGCGTATGCCTTAGTAGATTATTCCACTGGACAAGTACTGGCTTCAGCAAATCCCGATGCCGAGTTGCCGCCTGCGTCACTGACCAAGATGATGACCAGTTATATTATTGGGCAGGATTTGAGTAGCGGACGGTTTAAAGAGCAGGATATCGTTCGTATGAACGCCACAGCCCTCTGTCAGAGTCAACTGGGTGAGTCTTGTATGCGCATTCCGTTGAATGGTTCGGCACCGTTGCTGGATATGCTGCGCGGTATCGTCATCCAATCCGGCAATGATTCAGCCCGCGCCGCTGCGGAGTATGTGGGAGGGAGTCAACAAGCCTTTACTGAACGTATGAATGTTGAAGCCAAGAAACTCGGTATGCATCATACGCAGTTCATGAACGTCTCAGGTATGCCGATGTCTGGACATTTTGCCAGTGCTTATGATTTGACAACTTTGGCACGGGCAATCATTCATGAGCAGCCCCAGTACTTCCCCATTTATGGGCAGCGCCAATATCGTTATAGCCCTGCTATTTTGCTTGAAAGTCATAATCCCTTGCTGGTCGATCCAACGGTTGATGGCATGAAGACTGGGCATACCAATGAGGCGGGATATTGCCTCGTCGTCACCCAGAAGATCGGCAATATGCGTTTGATTAGTGCTGTTCTGGGTACGAAAACCCGCGCGGAGTCCGGCATTCAATCCAAAGCACTATTAGCTTGGGGCTTTAATCAATTTGAGACGTTGAATCTAAGCACCAAGAACCAAGTTTTGAAAACCGTGCCGCTGTGGTTGGGCCAAAACAACACGCTGGATATCGGGACTAGAGATTCCTTTGCCATCACAATTCCACGTAGTCAGCGTCAGAATGTGCGTATTCAAACGACCCTAATCACTCCCCTCAAAGCACCCATCATTCAAAATCAACAGGTTGGGACGATGACGGCGATCTTGGATGGTCACGTTCTCGGCACGGCTCCTTTGATCGCATTGAATCATGTGCAAGAAGGGAGTGTCTTTAAACGACTGATTGATTATGTAAAATTATTATTGATTTGA